A single genomic interval of Ramlibacter sp. harbors:
- a CDS encoding serine hydrolase family protein, protein MKPSNVLILPGWQNSGPAHWQSLWEHKHGYFRVEQHDWMNPLRGDWIARLEDVVLSRDEPAVLVAHSMGCILTAAWAAISKNTHRVRGALLVAPADLEREELREQLPGWSPIELARLPFGSVLLASRNDPYCALERARLFAHCWGSQFMNYGDCGHINGDSGLGSWPEGHVLLQDLMKD, encoded by the coding sequence ATGAAGCCTTCCAACGTTCTCATCCTGCCTGGCTGGCAAAACAGCGGGCCCGCCCACTGGCAAAGCCTGTGGGAGCACAAGCATGGCTACTTCCGCGTGGAACAGCACGACTGGATGAATCCGCTGCGCGGCGACTGGATCGCGCGGCTGGAGGACGTGGTGCTGTCTCGCGACGAGCCGGCGGTGCTGGTGGCGCACAGCATGGGCTGCATCCTGACCGCGGCCTGGGCCGCGATTTCAAAGAACACCCATCGGGTCAGGGGCGCGCTGCTGGTGGCGCCCGCCGATCTGGAGCGCGAGGAGTTGCGCGAGCAACTGCCCGGCTGGTCGCCGATCGAACTGGCGCGGCTGCCGTTCGGCAGCGTGCTGCTGGCCAGCCGCAATGACCCGTATTGCGCGCTCGAGCGCGCCCGCCTGTTTGCCCATTGCTGGGGCTCGCAGTTCATGAACTATGGAGACTGCGGCCACATCAACGGCGACTCGGGCCTGGGCAGCTGGCC
- a CDS encoding ParA family protein, with amino-acid sequence MAKIFCIANQKGGVGKTTTTVNLAAGLAKVGQRVLMIDLDPQGNATMGSGVDKRKLELTVYDVLLESASVREAATFSEKCGYHVLGANRELAGAEVELVDVQRREKRLKQALAEVDADYDFVLIDCPPSLSMLTLNGLCAAHGVIVPMQCEYFALEGLTDLVNTIKQVHANLNKDLLIIGLLRVMFDPRITLQQQVSDQLKAHFSDKVFDTVIPRNVRLAEAPSYGLPGVVFDPAAKGSQAFVDFAKEMVERIQKM; translated from the coding sequence ATGGCCAAAATTTTCTGCATTGCCAACCAGAAGGGTGGCGTTGGCAAGACCACCACCACGGTCAATCTCGCGGCCGGCCTGGCCAAGGTGGGCCAGCGGGTGCTGATGATCGACCTGGATCCCCAGGGCAATGCGACCATGGGCTCGGGCGTGGACAAGCGCAAGCTCGAACTCACGGTGTACGACGTGCTGCTGGAGTCGGCGTCGGTCAGGGAGGCGGCGACTTTTTCCGAGAAGTGCGGCTACCACGTGCTGGGCGCCAACCGCGAACTCGCGGGCGCCGAGGTGGAGCTGGTGGATGTGCAGCGGCGCGAGAAGCGGCTCAAGCAGGCGCTGGCCGAGGTCGACGCTGATTACGACTTCGTGCTGATCGACTGCCCGCCCAGCCTGAGCATGCTCACGCTCAACGGCCTGTGCGCGGCGCATGGCGTGATCGTGCCCATGCAGTGCGAGTACTTCGCGCTGGAAGGCCTGACCGATCTGGTCAACACCATCAAGCAGGTGCACGCCAACCTGAACAAGGACCTGCTCATCATCGGCCTGCTGCGCGTCATGTTCGACCCGCGCATCACGCTGCAGCAGCAGGTCAGCGACCAGCTCAAGGCGCACTTTTCCGACAAGGTGTTCGACACCGTTATCCCGCGCAATGTGCGGCTGGCCGAGGCGCCCAGCTATGGCTTGCCCGGTGTGGTGTTCGACCCGGCGGCCAAGGGCAGCCAGGCCTTCGTGGATTTCGCCAAAGAGATGGTCGAACGCATCCAGAAAATGTGA
- a CDS encoding LysE family transporter: MFGIADYGAFVAAIILFLAIPGPGNLALITSTSKGGRAGGLAATLGVIAGDQVLMWLAVAGVSALLVAYPTAFHAVQWLGAAYLAWLGFKMLTAKPGAKPILNIQPRHYFRQAALITLLNPKAIVFYMAFFPLFVDPARHQGLVTFGVMAATIAALTFAYGLIVVLLTYHLAERLRANPVITRVLEKVAGVFLIGFGVKLAISR, from the coding sequence ATGTTTGGCATTGCAGACTACGGCGCTTTTGTGGCCGCGATCATCCTGTTTCTGGCGATCCCCGGCCCGGGCAATCTCGCGCTGATCACCTCCACCAGCAAGGGTGGACGGGCCGGCGGCCTGGCGGCAACCCTGGGGGTGATTGCCGGCGACCAGGTGCTGATGTGGCTGGCCGTGGCCGGCGTGTCAGCCCTGTTGGTGGCGTACCCCACGGCCTTTCATGCGGTGCAGTGGCTGGGCGCCGCCTATCTGGCCTGGCTGGGCTTCAAGATGCTCACGGCCAAGCCGGGCGCCAAGCCCATCCTGAACATCCAGCCGCGGCACTACTTCAGGCAGGCCGCGCTGATCACGCTGCTCAACCCCAAGGCGATCGTGTTTTACATGGCCTTCTTCCCGCTGTTCGTGGACCCAGCCCGGCACCAGGGGCTGGTGACTTTTGGCGTGATGGCGGCCACGATTGCCGCGCTCACCTTCGCCTATGGCCTGATCGTGGTGCTGCTGACCTACCACCTGGCCGAGCGCCTGCGGGCCAATCCGGTGATCACGCGTGTGCTGGAAAAAGTGGCGGGCGTGTTCCTGATCGGCTTTGGCGTCAAGCTGGCCATTTCGCGGTAA
- the rsmG gene encoding 16S rRNA (guanine(527)-N(7))-methyltransferase RsmG, which produces MPTLPELEPGLRRGLDVLGLALTDAQVAQLLDYLALIQKWNKVYNLTAVREPADMLTHHLLDSLAIIAPLRRQLAGQAARLLDVGSGAGLPGVVIAICCPEVVVTCVDTVAKKAAFIQQVAAALKLPNLTGLHARVESLTGPFDVVCSRAFASLADFVGWSAGTLAPAGVWLAMKGRHPTEELVAVGARAAVFHVEPLTVPGLDAERCIVWLRPQ; this is translated from the coding sequence ATGCCGACCTTGCCTGAACTGGAGCCGGGTCTGCGGCGTGGGCTGGACGTGCTGGGCCTCGCTTTGACGGATGCGCAGGTCGCGCAGCTTCTGGACTATCTGGCTCTGATCCAGAAATGGAACAAGGTTTACAACCTGACGGCCGTGCGCGAGCCGGCCGACATGCTCACGCACCACCTGCTGGACAGTCTGGCCATCATCGCGCCGCTGCGCCGGCAGCTTGCCGGCCAGGCGGCGCGGCTGCTCGACGTAGGCTCGGGTGCCGGCCTGCCCGGCGTGGTGATCGCCATCTGCTGCCCCGAGGTGGTTGTGACCTGTGTGGACACGGTGGCCAAGAAGGCGGCCTTCATCCAGCAGGTGGCGGCGGCGCTGAAGTTGCCCAATCTCACGGGCCTGCACGCCCGGGTGGAAAGCCTGACCGGTCCCTTCGACGTGGTCTGCTCCCGGGCCTTTGCCTCGCTGGCGGACTTTGTCGGCTGGTCGGCCGGGACATTGGCGCCCGCCGGGGTCTGGCTCGCCATGAAGGGCAGGCATCCCACAGAGGAGCTGGTGGCGGTCGGGGCCCGTGCCGCGGTGTTTCACGTGGAACCTCTGACCGTGCCCGGGCTGGACGCCGAGCGCTGCATCGTCTGGCTGCGGCCACAGTAG
- the mnmG gene encoding tRNA uridine-5-carboxymethylaminomethyl(34) synthesis enzyme MnmG, translating to MLYPQEFDVIVVGGGHAGTEAALASARMGCKTLLLSHNIETLGQMSCNPSIGGIGKGHLVKEVDALGGAMGIATDEGGIQFRILNSSKGPAVRATRAQADRILYKAAIRHRLENQPNLTLFQQAVNDLMVEGDRVVGAVTQVGIRFRGRAVVLTAGTFLDGKIHVGLNNYAAGRAGDPPAVSLSARLKELKLPQGRLKTGTPPRLDGRSIDFSRCTEQPGDGMPGGVGDAVPVFSFMGRASMHPRQMSCWVTHTNERTHEIIRSGFDRSPMFTGKIEGVGPRYCPSVEDKINRFADKESHQIFLEPEGLTTNEYYPNGISTSLPFDVQYELVRSMAGLENAHILRPGYAIEYDYFDPRSLKSSFETRQIAGLFFAGQINGTTGYEEAAAQGLFAGINAALQCRGEAAWLPRRDEAYLGVLVDDLITKGVTEPYRMFTSRAEFRLQLREDNADLRLTEAGRRLGLVDDARWEVFCRKRDAVSRETERLRATWVNPRNLPAAESERVLGKAIEHEYNLADLLRRPDVTYAQLMSLDGGRFAVAGVSREALGELAEPVIEQIEIAAKYSGYIDRQKGEVERAAYYENLRLPDDLDYQQVTALSIEVRQKLLKHRPETLGLASRISGVTPAAISLLLVHLKKSRFKGFDKTPEPDAAHADLA from the coding sequence ATGTTGTACCCTCAGGAATTCGACGTCATCGTGGTCGGTGGCGGCCACGCTGGCACCGAAGCCGCCCTTGCGTCCGCACGCATGGGCTGCAAGACGCTGCTGCTCAGCCACAACATCGAGACGCTGGGGCAGATGAGCTGCAACCCGTCGATTGGCGGCATCGGCAAGGGCCATCTGGTCAAGGAGGTGGATGCACTGGGCGGCGCCATGGGCATTGCCACAGACGAAGGCGGCATCCAGTTCCGCATTCTCAACAGCTCCAAGGGCCCGGCCGTGCGCGCCACGCGGGCGCAGGCCGACCGCATTTTGTACAAGGCGGCCATCCGCCACCGGCTCGAGAACCAGCCCAACCTCACGCTGTTCCAGCAGGCGGTGAACGACCTGATGGTCGAGGGCGACCGCGTGGTGGGGGCCGTCACGCAGGTGGGCATCCGGTTTCGCGGGCGCGCCGTGGTGCTCACGGCCGGCACCTTCCTGGACGGCAAGATCCATGTGGGCCTGAACAACTATGCGGCGGGCCGCGCCGGGGACCCGCCCGCGGTGAGCCTCTCGGCGCGGCTCAAGGAGCTCAAGCTGCCGCAGGGCCGGCTCAAGACCGGCACGCCGCCCCGGCTGGACGGCCGCAGCATTGACTTCAGCCGCTGCACCGAGCAGCCGGGCGACGGCATGCCCGGCGGTGTGGGCGACGCGGTGCCGGTGTTCAGCTTCATGGGCCGGGCCAGCATGCACCCGCGGCAGATGTCGTGCTGGGTGACGCACACCAATGAGCGCACCCACGAGATCATCCGCAGCGGTTTTGACCGCAGCCCCATGTTCACCGGCAAGATCGAGGGCGTGGGCCCGCGTTATTGCCCCAGCGTGGAAGACAAGATCAACCGCTTTGCCGACAAGGAAAGCCACCAGATCTTCCTGGAACCCGAAGGCCTGACCACCAATGAGTACTACCCCAATGGCATCAGCACCAGCCTGCCGTTTGACGTGCAGTACGAGCTGGTGCGCAGCATGGCGGGGCTGGAGAACGCGCACATCCTCCGGCCGGGCTACGCCATCGAATACGACTACTTTGACCCGCGCTCGTTGAAAAGCAGCTTTGAAACGCGGCAGATTGCCGGCCTGTTCTTTGCCGGCCAGATCAACGGCACCACGGGCTATGAAGAGGCGGCGGCCCAGGGGCTGTTCGCGGGTATCAATGCCGCGCTGCAGTGCCGGGGCGAGGCGGCCTGGTTGCCCCGGCGCGACGAGGCCTACCTGGGCGTTCTGGTGGACGACCTGATCACCAAGGGCGTGACCGAGCCTTACCGCATGTTCACGAGCCGGGCCGAGTTCCGCCTGCAGCTGCGTGAGGACAATGCCGACCTGCGCCTGACCGAGGCCGGGCGTCGCCTGGGCCTGGTGGATGACGCCCGCTGGGAGGTGTTCTGCCGCAAGCGCGACGCTGTTTCACGTGAAACCGAACGGCTCAGGGCGACCTGGGTCAATCCGCGCAACCTGCCGGCGGCGGAATCGGAGCGGGTGCTGGGCAAGGCCATCGAGCATGAATACAACCTGGCGGACCTGCTGCGGCGGCCCGATGTGACCTATGCCCAGCTCATGAGCCTGGACGGCGGCCGGTTTGCGGTGGCCGGCGTCTCACGTGAAGCCCTGGGTGAGCTCGCCGAGCCGGTGATCGAGCAGATCGAGATCGCGGCCAAGTACTCGGGCTACATCGACCGCCAGAAAGGGGAGGTGGAGCGCGCCGCCTACTACGAGAACCTGCGGTTGCCCGACGACCTGGACTACCAGCAGGTCACGGCGCTCAGCATCGAGGTGCGGCAAAAGCTCCTGAAGCACCGGCCCGAGACCCTGGGGCTGGCCTCGCGCATCTCGGGTGTCACGCCGGCGGCCATCTCCCTGCTGCTGGTCCACCTCAAGAAAAGCCGCTTCAAGGGCTTTGACAAAACGCCCGAGCCCGACGCTGCCCATGCCGACCTTGCCTGA
- a CDS encoding Crp/Fnr family transcriptional regulator → MPPSTQTPLAEALASKLGPLADDLAAWARTARRSLLTRGEPLLRAGDIWQHLWWVEAGALRLFYLDRVGTESNKNFFLPGAMLWPVTPWLRAQPAAFHVEPLEDSIVWALPLDGASETARRGPAWQALEHHTVCALLDGKMQREQAFLQHSAQERYALLLAHQPDWAARIPLKHLASYLGVTDVTLSRLRGGMGLIKG, encoded by the coding sequence ATGCCGCCCTCCACGCAAACGCCACTCGCAGAGGCCCTTGCCAGCAAGCTGGGGCCACTCGCCGACGACCTGGCGGCCTGGGCGCGCACCGCCCGACGCTCGCTCCTGACCCGGGGCGAGCCCCTGCTGCGCGCCGGCGACATCTGGCAACACCTGTGGTGGGTGGAAGCCGGTGCACTGCGCCTTTTCTACCTCGACCGCGTTGGCACCGAGTCCAACAAGAACTTCTTTCTGCCTGGCGCCATGCTTTGGCCGGTCACACCCTGGCTTCGCGCGCAGCCTGCGGCGTTTCACGTGGAACCTCTGGAAGACAGCATCGTCTGGGCCCTGCCTCTGGATGGCGCCAGCGAAACAGCGCGGCGCGGCCCCGCATGGCAGGCCCTGGAGCACCACACCGTGTGCGCCCTGCTCGACGGCAAGATGCAGCGCGAACAAGCCTTTTTGCAGCACAGCGCCCAGGAGCGCTACGCCCTCCTGCTGGCACACCAACCCGACTGGGCCGCCCGCATCCCCCTCAAACACCTGGCCTCTTACCTCGGCGTCACCGATGTCACGCTGTCACGCCTGCGCGGCGGCATGGGGCTTATCAAAGGTTAA
- a CDS encoding DUF1772 domain-containing protein: MRRYAQTLALPLHTLAILWLGLMAGFFATYSANVNLAMLQMDGPTYAVVQSAFNRNVRHMLFFSFFFGPPVWCGLALLAASPERRQAWWGLLAAAAAIYLLGIIVFTHQVNLPLNAQTEAWSPQALPPDWATVRDQWNVANLMRTLVSFGAFALALVALALRAGRPQR; encoded by the coding sequence ATGCGCCGATACGCCCAGACCCTCGCCCTGCCCCTTCACACCCTGGCCATTCTCTGGTTGGGACTGATGGCCGGGTTCTTCGCCACCTACAGCGCCAACGTGAATCTGGCGATGCTGCAAATGGACGGCCCCACCTACGCGGTGGTCCAGTCGGCCTTCAATCGCAACGTGCGGCACATGCTGTTCTTCAGCTTCTTCTTCGGGCCACCCGTATGGTGCGGGCTAGCCCTGTTGGCCGCGAGCCCTGAGCGCCGCCAGGCGTGGTGGGGGCTGTTGGCGGCCGCCGCCGCGATCTACCTGCTGGGCATCATCGTGTTCACCCACCAGGTCAATCTGCCGCTCAATGCCCAGACCGAAGCCTGGAGCCCACAAGCCCTGCCGCCGGACTGGGCCACCGTGCGCGATCAATGGAATGTCGCCAACCTGATGCGCACCCTGGTGAGCTTCGGCGCGTTTGCGCTGGCCCTGGTGGCACTTGCCTTGCGCGCAGGCCGTCCGCAGCGCTGA
- a CDS encoding NAD(P)H-dependent oxidoreductase has translation MKILVFAGSTRQQSFNRKLAKVTAAMATASGADVMHIELADFDIPMYNADLEAQGTPADVIRLKQLMHEHPAWIICTPEYNASYPALLKNTLDWVSSPAKSHPEWGDGFKSSRGKVVGVLSASPGALGGLRSQSHLAPLLVNLHCWLAPQNFALSRAGDAFDEQGQLKDERNIKGVQAVIDQVIWAAGRLNTA, from the coding sequence ATGAAAATCCTCGTCTTCGCAGGCAGCACCCGCCAGCAGTCCTTCAACCGCAAGCTCGCCAAAGTCACGGCCGCCATGGCCACGGCCAGCGGCGCCGATGTCATGCACATCGAGCTGGCGGATTTCGACATCCCCATGTACAACGCCGACCTCGAGGCTCAGGGCACGCCGGCCGATGTGATCCGCCTCAAGCAGCTCATGCATGAGCACCCGGCCTGGATCATCTGCACGCCCGAGTACAACGCCAGCTACCCCGCCCTGCTCAAGAACACGCTGGACTGGGTGTCCAGCCCGGCCAAATCGCACCCCGAGTGGGGCGACGGCTTCAAGTCCAGCCGTGGCAAGGTCGTCGGTGTGCTGAGCGCCTCGCCCGGCGCGCTCGGCGGCCTGCGTTCGCAAAGCCACTTGGCGCCGCTGCTGGTCAACCTGCACTGCTGGCTGGCGCCGCAGAATTTCGCGCTCAGCCGCGCGGGGGACGCCTTTGACGAACAGGGCCAACTCAAGGACGAGCGCAACATCAAGGGCGTTCAGGCCGTGATCGACCAGGTCATCTGGGCCGCGGGCCGGCTGAACACGGCCTAG
- a CDS encoding YkgJ family cysteine cluster protein, whose protein sequence is MDCRPGCGACCIAPSISSPIPGMPLGKPAGARCVQLDDALRCRIFGQPERPAVCAQLRPSAEMCGASAVQALHWLTRLETQTRPAPQATRNT, encoded by the coding sequence ATGGACTGCCGCCCCGGCTGCGGTGCCTGCTGCATCGCCCCCTCGATCTCCAGCCCCATCCCCGGCATGCCGCTGGGCAAGCCCGCTGGCGCACGCTGCGTCCAGCTGGACGACGCCCTGCGCTGCCGCATCTTTGGCCAGCCCGAACGGCCTGCGGTGTGTGCCCAGCTCAGGCCCTCGGCCGAAATGTGTGGCGCGAGCGCGGTGCAGGCCCTGCACTGGCTGACCCGGCTCGAAACCCAGACCCGCCCGGCGCCACAGGCAACCCGCAATACCTGA
- a CDS encoding Crp/Fnr family transcriptional regulator: MKSSPELLARLSANPWFGALPLRERRAMLAACEPVRVQRGEMLFRQGDAVPAGSGAFYGLVQGRFKFSSLREDGKEAILAVLEAGNWFGEVSLLDQQPRTHDATALVPSEVLLLGRAAFDGLMQRHAFALAVCRMLAARTRSLYGMVEDATLRSTRARVARRLVLLARGDATHTPEARPVVPVSQESLAMMLGMTRQTLSKELQALVAAGAVAAGYGRIEIVSLPLLEALGADGARG; this comes from the coding sequence ATGAAATCGAGCCCAGAACTGCTGGCCCGCCTGTCGGCCAACCCCTGGTTTGGCGCGCTGCCGCTGCGCGAACGGCGTGCCATGCTGGCCGCCTGCGAGCCGGTGCGGGTGCAGCGCGGCGAGATGCTGTTCCGCCAGGGCGACGCGGTGCCGGCGGGCAGCGGGGCCTTTTACGGGCTGGTGCAGGGGCGCTTCAAGTTTTCCAGCCTGCGCGAGGACGGCAAGGAGGCCATTCTTGCCGTGCTGGAGGCCGGCAACTGGTTTGGCGAAGTCTCGTTGCTGGACCAGCAGCCGCGCACCCATGACGCGACGGCCCTGGTGCCATCAGAGGTGCTGCTGCTGGGCCGCGCGGCATTCGACGGGCTGATGCAGCGCCATGCGTTTGCGCTGGCGGTGTGCCGCATGCTCGCGGCGCGCACCCGCTCGCTGTACGGCATGGTGGAGGACGCGACGCTGCGGTCCACCCGCGCGCGCGTGGCGCGGCGGCTGGTGCTGCTGGCGCGCGGCGATGCCACCCATACCCCCGAAGCACGGCCGGTGGTACCGGTGTCGCAGGAGTCACTGGCGATGATGCTGGGCATGACGCGCCAGACCCTGAGCAAGGAGCTCCAGGCGCTGGTGGCCGCGGGCGCGGTGGCGGCGGGCTATGGCCGGATCGAGATTGTGTCGCTGCCGCTGCTGGAGGCATTGGGCGCGGACGGCGCGCGCGGCTGA
- a CDS encoding phosphohydrolase: MTQPTTLQPGHARASFTRMQDSTQADWQAIAGEFMQFSRGLPDRVMAHLKILEGDYGGFPVDRYTHSLQTATRALRDGRDEEYVVCALLHDMGDTLGSFNHPDIAAAVLKPFVSEANHWMVQHHGIFQGHYFFHHIGMDRDMREQFRGHPHFARTEEFCALYDNPAFDARAETLPLREFEPMLRRLMAQPVNTIYKPTQAAKETA, translated from the coding sequence ATGACGCAACCCACCACGCTCCAGCCGGGCCATGCCCGTGCCAGCTTCACCCGCATGCAGGACAGCACCCAGGCCGACTGGCAGGCCATTGCGGGCGAGTTCATGCAGTTCAGCCGGGGCCTGCCCGACCGGGTGATGGCCCACCTCAAAATCCTTGAGGGCGACTACGGCGGCTTCCCGGTGGACCGCTATACCCACTCGCTGCAGACCGCGACCCGCGCGCTGCGCGACGGCCGCGACGAGGAGTACGTGGTCTGCGCCCTGCTGCACGACATGGGCGACACGCTGGGTTCGTTCAACCACCCCGACATCGCCGCCGCCGTGCTCAAGCCTTTCGTGAGCGAGGCCAACCACTGGATGGTGCAGCACCACGGCATCTTCCAGGGCCATTACTTCTTCCATCACATTGGCATGGACCGCGACATGCGCGAGCAGTTTCGTGGCCACCCGCACTTTGCGCGCACCGAGGAGTTCTGCGCGCTCTACGACAACCCGGCCTTCGACGCCCGGGCCGAGACCCTGCCGCTGCGCGAATTCGAACCGATGTTGCGCCGGCTGATGGCCCAACCCGTCAACACCATCTACAAACCCACCCAGGCCGCCAAGGAGACCGCATGA
- a CDS encoding class II aldolase/adducin family protein, translating to MNIASLKEVVSAEEWALRVDLAACYRLVALYGWSDLVFTHISAKLPESVSGPDHHFLINPYGLMFDEITASSLVKVDGQCNKVIDSPFPVNPAGFNIHSCIHAARPDAGCVLHTHSRAGVAVSAQKGGVLPISQQSTFVLASLAYHAYEGVALREDEKPRLTADLGDANFLMLRNHGLLTVGRTIADAFLSMYTFENTCRIQIDAQAGGELVQVDPRILKGMGEVMKTATAGQGANIAWPALLRKVERADPGYKN from the coding sequence ATGAACATCGCCTCACTCAAGGAAGTCGTCAGCGCCGAGGAATGGGCGCTGCGCGTGGACCTCGCTGCCTGCTACCGCCTGGTGGCGCTGTATGGCTGGAGCGACCTGGTCTTCACGCACATCAGCGCCAAGCTGCCCGAGTCGGTCAGCGGGCCCGACCACCACTTCCTGATCAACCCCTATGGCCTGATGTTTGACGAAATCACGGCGTCCAGCCTGGTCAAGGTCGACGGCCAGTGCAACAAGGTGATCGACTCGCCCTTCCCGGTCAACCCGGCGGGCTTCAACATCCACAGCTGCATCCACGCGGCGCGGCCCGACGCCGGCTGCGTGCTGCACACCCACAGCCGCGCCGGCGTGGCCGTGAGCGCGCAAAAGGGCGGCGTGCTGCCCATCAGCCAGCAGAGCACCTTTGTGCTGGCCTCGCTGGCCTACCACGCCTACGAAGGCGTGGCCCTGCGCGAGGACGAAAAGCCCCGCCTCACGGCCGACCTGGGCGACGCCAATTTCCTGATGCTGCGCAACCACGGCCTGCTGACCGTGGGCCGCACCATTGCCGATGCGTTCCTGAGCATGTACACCTTCGAGAACACCTGCCGCATCCAGATCGACGCGCAGGCCGGTGGTGAGCTGGTGCAGGTGGACCCGCGCATCCTCAAGGGCATGGGCGAAGTCATGAAGACCGCCACCGCGGGCCAGGGCGCCAACATTGCCTGGCCCGCGCTGCTGCGCAAGGTCGAGCGCGCGGACCCGGGCTACAAGAACTGA
- a CDS encoding transglutaminase family protein, producing the protein MPRSTVEVVLEYDVLAPAHFCFNIEAAQLPGQTLLSERLAVSSGVSVHGFNDALEGNRFIRFEAPVGPLMVNYQADVMLEPQPVPEDLDEGPVHQIPDPVLRYLMPTRFCESDALSRAAQQLFGHLPPGMGRIRAVEQWLHNSITYLPGSTGPMTTARDVFVQRAGVCRDFAHLGITLCRALNVPARLVVGYVWFDEPPQDFHAMFEAWLGGRWVLFDPTGMAQPERLVRIGTGSDAKDVAFSTIYGAVNMTRMEIFVNERDRETQLRVQAELLAEDA; encoded by the coding sequence ATGCCGCGCTCCACCGTGGAGGTGGTGCTGGAGTACGACGTACTCGCGCCAGCGCATTTCTGTTTCAACATCGAGGCGGCCCAGCTGCCCGGCCAGACCCTGCTAAGCGAGCGGCTGGCCGTGTCGTCGGGCGTGTCGGTGCATGGCTTCAATGACGCGCTGGAAGGCAACCGGTTCATCCGCTTCGAGGCGCCCGTGGGCCCGCTGATGGTCAACTACCAGGCCGACGTCATGCTGGAGCCCCAGCCGGTGCCCGAGGACCTGGACGAAGGGCCGGTGCACCAGATCCCCGATCCGGTGTTGCGATACCTGATGCCCACACGGTTCTGCGAGTCCGATGCGCTGTCGCGCGCGGCCCAGCAGCTGTTTGGCCACCTGCCGCCGGGCATGGGCCGCATCAGGGCGGTGGAGCAGTGGCTGCACAACTCGATCACCTACCTGCCGGGCAGCACCGGCCCCATGACCACGGCGCGCGACGTGTTCGTGCAGCGCGCCGGCGTGTGCCGGGACTTTGCGCACCTGGGCATCACGCTGTGCCGGGCGCTGAACGTCCCGGCGCGGCTGGTGGTGGGCTATGTCTGGTTTGACGAACCGCCGCAGGACTTCCACGCCATGTTTGAAGCCTGGCTCGGCGGCCGCTGGGTGCTGTTTGACCCCACGGGCATGGCGCAGCCGGAGCGGCTGGTGCGCATCGGCACGGGCAGCGATGCCAAGGACGTGGCCTTCAGCACCATCTATGGCGCGGTGAACATGACGCGCATGGAAATCTTCGTGAACGAGCGCGACCGCGAGACACAGCTGCGCGTGCAGGCCGAACTGCTGGCCGAGGACGCCTGA
- a CDS encoding DUF1328 domain-containing protein — MLKYALIFALISLIAAALGFGGIAAGAAGIAKILFGLFLVIAVVFVVLAALGVGAAKKVLD; from the coding sequence ATGCTGAAGTACGCCCTGATTTTTGCCCTGATTTCGCTGATTGCCGCGGCCTTGGGCTTTGGCGGCATTGCCGCCGGCGCCGCGGGCATCGCGAAGATCCTGTTCGGCCTGTTCCTGGTGATTGCCGTGGTCTTCGTGGTCCTGGCCGCGCTGGGCGTGGGCGCCGCCAAGAAGGTGCTGGACTGA
- the gstA gene encoding glutathione transferase GstA has protein sequence MKLYYSPGACSLSPHIALREAGIAFEAVKAPTKTHQLDDGTDYYTINPLGYVPLLELDDGTRLREGPAIVQYIADQAPAKNLAPANGTLPRYRLQEWLTFIGTEVHKGFSPLFNPAMPEEAKTLAKERLATRLKWVDGELAGKQYLMGEAFSVADGYLFTVTNWAKPVGVDLSGYPNLLAYRERVGARPAVQEAMKAEGLLK, from the coding sequence ATGAAGCTCTATTACTCCCCCGGCGCCTGCTCGCTGTCGCCGCACATCGCACTGCGCGAAGCCGGCATCGCCTTCGAAGCCGTCAAGGCCCCCACCAAAACCCACCAGCTCGACGATGGCACCGACTACTACACCATCAACCCGCTGGGTTATGTACCGCTGCTGGAACTCGACGACGGCACCCGCCTGCGCGAGGGCCCGGCCATCGTGCAGTACATCGCCGACCAGGCCCCCGCCAAAAACCTGGCCCCCGCCAATGGCACCCTGCCGCGCTACCGCCTGCAGGAGTGGCTCACCTTCATCGGCACCGAGGTCCACAAGGGCTTCAGCCCGCTGTTCAACCCCGCCATGCCCGAGGAGGCCAAGACGCTCGCCAAGGAGCGCCTGGCCACCCGCCTCAAGTGGGTGGACGGCGAACTCGCGGGCAAGCAGTATCTGATGGGTGAGGCTTTCAGCGTGGCCGACGGCTACCTGTTCACCGTGACCAACTGGGCCAAGCCCGTGGGCGTGGACCTGTCGGGCTACCCCAACCTGCTGGCCTACCGCGAACGTGTGGGCGCCCGCCCCGCTGTGCAGGAAGCCATGAAGGCCGAAGGCCTGCTCAAGTAG